One Halogeometricum sp. S1BR25-6 DNA segment encodes these proteins:
- a CDS encoding transcription initiation factor IIB, with product MATRDIYESGFDEDVSTDNTTACPECNGRVRTNTAETSCEDCGLVIDEQQIDHGPEWRTFDDDESSSKRTGAPLTVARHDRGLSTEIGRWRDASGNQLSARKRRQLGRLRREQRRGRWRSKSERNLAHGLGEVRRIASALGLSETVRDQACQLFRSAKSEDLLVGRSIEAIAAASVYGACRCNDSRVTRDEVTERAQVKQSRVVNAYKTLNTELGLPVTPVTPQSLIPRLSSELAVEDAVRRRALELAELAHNSTIANGRQPAGVAGACLYIACQEYGQGLRQTDIAEVAGTTAATLRSRRDELSTVIDSA from the coding sequence ATGGCAACGAGAGACATCTACGAGAGCGGTTTCGACGAAGACGTATCGACGGATAATACGACGGCGTGCCCAGAATGCAATGGGCGAGTCAGAACGAACACAGCAGAGACAAGCTGTGAAGACTGCGGGCTCGTTATCGATGAACAACAAATCGACCACGGACCGGAATGGCGAACGTTCGACGACGATGAGTCCTCCAGCAAACGAACGGGCGCACCGCTCACCGTTGCACGTCACGACCGTGGTCTTTCGACCGAAATCGGACGCTGGCGAGACGCAAGTGGAAACCAACTCTCAGCACGAAAACGCCGACAGCTCGGCCGACTACGTCGAGAACAGCGCCGGGGGCGGTGGCGGTCGAAAAGTGAGCGGAATCTCGCGCACGGCTTGGGCGAAGTCCGTCGGATCGCGAGCGCACTCGGGCTCTCGGAAACCGTTCGGGATCAGGCCTGCCAGCTCTTCAGGAGTGCCAAATCCGAGGACCTCTTGGTTGGTCGGTCGATCGAAGCTATCGCCGCAGCGAGCGTGTACGGAGCTTGTCGGTGCAACGACTCGAGAGTGACGCGGGACGAAGTTACCGAAAGAGCACAGGTCAAGCAAAGTCGGGTTGTGAACGCCTACAAGACGCTGAATACAGAGCTGGGGTTGCCCGTCACTCCGGTTACACCGCAGTCGCTCATCCCGCGGCTGTCTTCGGAGCTAGCGGTTGAGGATGCTGTTCGGCGACGAGCACTCGAACTCGCAGAGCTGGCGCACAACTCAACTATCGCGAACGGGCGTCAGCCAGCAGGGGTCGCTGGCGCTTGTCTCTACATCGCTTGTCAAGAATACGGGCAGGGGCTCAGACAAACAGACATCGCGGAGGTAGCTGGAACAACTGCAGCGACGCTTCGTTCCCGACGTGACGAACTCTCTACGGTAATTGACTCAGCGTAG
- a CDS encoding SWIM zinc finger family protein produces MDQLLPADFEPTSRVLKRAQYEAFAFSVLDGDIRVRNESHEKPADHEYLVTVVNSIPAACECPADATYEGPCKHRVAVAIRPRILDFATKVQVVADGGTRATDHYEPAESAQCDCDELNEGFPCWNCVQTGRKALPEK; encoded by the coding sequence ATGGATCAACTACTACCCGCAGATTTCGAGCCGACGAGTCGCGTGCTGAAACGAGCACAGTACGAAGCCTTCGCGTTTTCAGTTCTCGACGGTGACATCCGAGTTCGCAACGAGAGCCACGAGAAGCCGGCAGATCATGAGTACCTCGTTACCGTCGTCAACAGTATTCCGGCCGCTTGTGAGTGTCCCGCCGACGCTACGTATGAGGGTCCGTGCAAACACCGAGTCGCTGTCGCGATTCGGCCCCGAATTCTCGACTTCGCAACGAAGGTGCAGGTCGTCGCAGACGGTGGAACCAGAGCTACCGACCACTACGAACCTGCTGAATCGGCTCAGTGTGACTGCGACGAACTCAACGAGGGATTTCCCTGCTGGAACTGCGTTCAGACTGGTCGGAAGGCGCTTCCGGAGAAGTAG
- a CDS encoding DUF4268 domain-containing protein: MSRSEPPEFRELEPQDVRDFWEHEAHEFTPWLADSIRDDDASHLEDVLGLDLEVIETEKDVGRYSVDIVAEVIDDGRQIVIENQLEASDHDHLGKCIAYAAGVDADIIVWVSPQFNDEHKDAFQWLNKNSREGVDLFAVRLEVWRIGDSAPAVRLNPIEDPSEWKEKAKRSEGELSETKKLQEEYWTQFRDLISDRETPLRTRKPKPQHWYNNPMGRSGFKLQFTVNTVEDNLYCQLVIQDDPEVYQELEGQKETIEEEIGEQLIWSPPEEAQRNSKRAKITLRRPGDLTDRESWDDYQTWMLERGERFHKVFYDRIQHL, from the coding sequence ATGTCACGATCCGAGCCTCCAGAGTTCCGCGAGTTGGAGCCTCAAGATGTTCGGGATTTCTGGGAGCACGAGGCCCACGAGTTCACCCCGTGGCTGGCGGATTCGATACGGGATGATGACGCATCACATCTTGAGGATGTTCTTGGGTTAGACCTCGAAGTAATCGAGACGGAGAAAGACGTCGGCAGATACAGTGTTGACATCGTCGCGGAGGTCATCGATGACGGTCGTCAGATTGTAATAGAGAACCAGCTGGAAGCCTCAGATCATGACCATCTTGGGAAGTGTATCGCGTATGCAGCCGGGGTTGACGCTGACATCATTGTCTGGGTGTCACCCCAGTTCAACGACGAGCACAAGGACGCGTTCCAGTGGTTGAACAAGAACAGCCGCGAGGGAGTGGACCTATTCGCGGTGCGATTAGAGGTCTGGCGGATTGGAGATTCAGCCCCTGCGGTTCGTCTAAACCCGATCGAAGACCCCAGCGAATGGAAAGAGAAGGCAAAACGCTCTGAAGGCGAGCTGTCCGAGACCAAGAAGCTCCAAGAGGAGTACTGGACTCAGTTCCGCGATCTCATCAGTGACCGAGAGACGCCACTTCGGACACGGAAACCGAAACCACAGCACTGGTACAACAATCCGATGGGCCGGTCTGGATTCAAACTACAGTTCACGGTCAACACCGTCGAAGATAACCTCTACTGTCAACTCGTGATCCAAGACGACCCAGAGGTATACCAAGAGTTGGAAGGTCAAAAAGAGACTATTGAGGAAGAGATTGGTGAACAGTTAATTTGGAGTCCACCTGAGGAAGCGCAACGCAACAGTAAGCGCGCGAAGATTACGCTTCGACGTCCTGGCGACCTTACTGACAGAGAATCGTGGGACGACTATCAGACTTGGATGCTGGAGCGGGGTGAGCGGTTCCACAAAGTCTTCTACGACCGGATACAGCATCTTTGA
- a CDS encoding winged helix-turn-helix domain-containing protein gives MTEFDPAPTSDNAQRRWKEGTDTFGRVYDVVLGITSPTAYTEIAELADCSPNAAKKHLDRLSEMGIAQAERDSRPATYERNEGYLEWQDASRIAAELSVKEIIDRVEALEEQQGQYETQFETTDPATVDVFDHADHDTVHERMTAISEWQGVIRDIRLYELARQLSQNDGHLIPA, from the coding sequence ATGACCGAATTCGATCCGGCTCCTACATCCGACAACGCTCAGAGGCGATGGAAAGAGGGAACAGACACGTTTGGCCGTGTCTACGACGTCGTTCTCGGGATTACGTCTCCGACTGCATACACCGAAATCGCGGAGCTTGCGGACTGCTCTCCAAACGCCGCGAAAAAGCATCTCGACCGTCTATCAGAGATGGGCATCGCCCAAGCTGAGAGAGATAGTCGCCCGGCAACGTACGAACGAAACGAGGGGTATCTCGAATGGCAAGACGCCAGTCGAATCGCAGCCGAGCTCTCCGTCAAAGAGATAATCGACCGAGTGGAGGCGCTCGAAGAGCAACAAGGACAATACGAAACGCAATTCGAGACGACTGACCCCGCCACTGTCGATGTGTTCGATCACGCTGATCACGACACGGTTCACGAGCGGATGACCGCAATCAGCGAGTGGCAGGGCGTGATTCGAGATATCCGGCTGTACGAACTTGCTCGCCAACTCTCCCAGAATGACGGGCATCTGATTCCGGCGTAA
- a CDS encoding lamin tail domain-containing protein, giving the protein MTVVRIVDGDTFEVRFSDGRTENVRLLGIDTPEVHVENDPEEFEEIPDTPHGEAWLRDWGHKASEFARTEVGGETLTIETDPSADRRGSYGRLLVYVYEDGTETASFNRELIDQGYARMYDSSFSKRPAFSDAETAAQTDDVGLWDYEATTSTSTPTPAPSSEEDSLAVVQVHADAEGNDHENENDEYVVFENTGDATLDLSGWTVSDEADHTYTFSGTTVDPGDPVTLYTGSGTDTNSEVYWGSDAAIWNNNGDTVIVTNADGETVIQYEY; this is encoded by the coding sequence GTGACTGTCGTCCGCATCGTCGACGGTGATACGTTCGAGGTGCGATTCTCCGACGGCCGCACGGAGAACGTCCGCCTGCTCGGCATCGACACCCCTGAGGTACACGTTGAGAACGACCCCGAGGAGTTCGAGGAGATTCCTGACACTCCTCATGGGGAGGCGTGGCTCCGAGACTGGGGTCACAAGGCTAGTGAATTCGCACGGACCGAGGTTGGGGGCGAGACGCTGACGATCGAGACCGACCCGTCAGCTGACCGCCGAGGATCGTATGGACGGCTCCTCGTGTACGTCTACGAGGACGGAACAGAAACTGCGTCGTTCAATCGCGAGTTGATCGACCAGGGGTACGCCCGGATGTACGACTCGTCGTTCTCGAAGCGTCCGGCCTTCTCAGATGCAGAGACGGCGGCCCAGACTGACGACGTCGGGTTGTGGGATTACGAGGCGACGACGTCTACCTCGACGCCCACACCAGCGCCCTCCAGCGAGGAGGATTCGCTGGCGGTCGTCCAGGTCCACGCAGACGCCGAGGGGAACGACCACGAGAACGAGAATGACGAGTACGTCGTCTTCGAAAACACGGGCGACGCAACGCTTGACCTTTCAGGGTGGACCGTCTCGGACGAGGCTGACCACACGTACACGTTTTCTGGGACAACAGTCGACCCGGGCGATCCGGTGACACTCTACACAGGGTCTGGAACCGATACGAACAGCGAGGTTTACTGGGGGTCAGACGCTGCCATCTGGAACAACAACGGTGACACAGTCATCGTGACGAACGCCGATGGAGAGACCGTCATCCAGTATGAGTACTGA
- a CDS encoding Cdc6/Cdc18 family protein has translation MITDARVLQPEFTPQEVEHRNQEVNVLSNALKPIMNQEPGETTLLLGPSGAGKTCIARFTTERLRENVLDINSQYINCWQDYTRFRVLYRILEGIGQTVDIHRRSTPKDELLDRLCNYDGPHYVIILDEVDQLEDKSVLYDLYQMRGLTAILITNREEDLFSHLDDRLTSRFESSVRVNFDKYHLDELVSILEARARWGLSERAIGRQQLALIADAAAGDARIAIGILRNAARQADQQGTEMITTDIVEGAVPDGRAEVRRKAAEKLRKHQRVLFEILTDEGEMKPGELYDEYCRRVDDPKTKRTVRNYLQKMEHYRLIIADGKKRARTYRPRTDLS, from the coding sequence ATGATCACGGATGCTCGTGTCCTCCAACCCGAGTTCACGCCGCAGGAGGTAGAGCATCGTAACCAAGAGGTGAACGTCCTTTCAAACGCGCTCAAGCCCATCATGAATCAAGAACCTGGGGAGACGACGCTTCTCTTGGGTCCTTCGGGCGCCGGAAAGACCTGCATCGCTCGCTTTACGACCGAGCGTCTCCGGGAGAACGTCCTCGACATCAACTCACAGTACATCAACTGCTGGCAGGATTACACCCGATTCCGCGTCCTCTATCGAATTCTCGAAGGCATCGGACAGACAGTGGATATCCATCGCCGCTCCACGCCAAAGGACGAACTGCTGGACCGATTGTGCAACTACGACGGCCCGCACTACGTCATCATCCTCGACGAGGTTGACCAACTCGAGGACAAAAGCGTCCTCTACGACCTCTATCAGATGCGGGGTCTCACGGCCATCCTCATCACGAACCGCGAGGAGGATCTCTTCTCACATCTCGACGACCGTCTCACGAGTCGTTTCGAGAGCAGTGTCCGCGTCAACTTCGACAAGTACCACCTCGACGAGCTGGTCTCGATACTGGAGGCGCGGGCCCGGTGGGGATTATCGGAAAGGGCTATCGGAAGACAACAACTGGCGCTGATCGCCGACGCCGCAGCGGGCGATGCACGCATCGCTATCGGCATCCTTCGGAACGCTGCTCGACAGGCAGACCAACAGGGCACCGAGATGATTACGACGGACATCGTCGAGGGTGCGGTCCCCGATGGGCGTGCGGAAGTTCGCAGAAAGGCAGCGGAGAAATTACGGAAGCACCAGCGCGTCCTCTTCGAGATTTTGACCGACGAGGGGGAGATGAAACCGGGCGAACTGTATGATGAGTACTGCCGGCGAGTTGACGATCCGAAGACCAAGCGGACGGTCCGGAACTACCTCCAGAAGATGGAGCACTACCGGCTCATCATCGCCGACGGAAAGAAACGAGCCCGGACGTATCGACCCCGGACAGACCTCTCTTAA
- a CDS encoding type B DNA-directed DNA polymerase, with protein MAYKIDFIDGTAIHWSLSDDGAIPTRDESYTPTIYVSAHSASLAEAGSHLRDHPRIESVRRVRERIGFRHNPTEVLRVDVTDLESVMAVANEVSGWGAPGAYRLYNVDFSREYRYCLEERIDPTPDQDLSVLRLAAEEAELVAPPVTELQFGGETLTGDPDEVLTALRDQFRKEDPDVLQLSSSDVIPRLFEQAEQYDVEGFQLGRLPGYQQLAGESTYESYGQVGHSPARYNVPGRAIIDESNTFFWNQTNLDGCLDLVSRSHKPLQELAWSSIGNILTAIQIREARSRGVLVPWHSWRHEQFKTMRQLHDADRGGFTFAPDVGFHEDVHELDFSSLFPNIIVTRNVSPEKIRCECHADREDVPGLGYSICDERGYLPDVLEPLIQDRDEIKAELRETDDAERRAALEGQSNAIKWILVSCFGYQGFSNAKFGRIECHEAINAFAREILLDSKAVFEANGWHVVHGIVDSIWVTPVEGETQTPLDELAAQISEEVGIRLEYEAAYDWLALVPRRDSDAGALTKYFGKIAGEDAYKYRGIECRQRSTPPFIKDAQQELIRVLDEERSPEQVCECLRSMVDRLERGAVDRDRLVVTNRVSKSVDEYTQYTQNVAALERAESMGLSRSAGQGVSYVVVDDEKQSRERVALASENPTTYDPAFYRTQLLRAAESVLSPLGWRRRQIEAEVSSYTEQSLDSFESR; from the coding sequence ATGGCTTACAAAATAGATTTCATAGACGGAACCGCAATCCACTGGTCGCTATCCGACGACGGTGCGATTCCGACTCGTGATGAGTCCTACACCCCTACCATCTACGTCTCCGCTCACAGTGCGTCGCTCGCGGAGGCTGGTTCACATCTTCGCGACCATCCCCGCATCGAGTCAGTCCGACGAGTCCGGGAGCGCATCGGGTTTCGGCACAATCCGACTGAGGTACTCCGTGTCGACGTTACTGACCTCGAATCCGTCATGGCCGTCGCGAACGAGGTCTCCGGATGGGGAGCACCGGGAGCGTATCGGCTCTACAACGTCGATTTCTCGAGAGAGTACCGTTACTGCCTGGAAGAGCGAATCGATCCGACGCCGGACCAAGACCTCTCGGTACTCCGTCTCGCCGCCGAGGAAGCCGAACTCGTTGCACCACCCGTCACGGAACTCCAGTTCGGCGGGGAGACGCTGACCGGGGATCCCGATGAGGTACTCACAGCTCTCCGTGACCAGTTCCGAAAGGAAGATCCGGACGTCCTTCAGCTATCGTCCAGCGACGTGATTCCTCGGCTCTTCGAGCAGGCCGAGCAGTACGACGTTGAGGGATTCCAACTGGGGCGACTCCCGGGCTATCAGCAACTCGCCGGGGAATCGACGTACGAAAGCTACGGACAAGTGGGCCACTCCCCAGCGCGGTACAACGTCCCCGGGCGGGCAATCATCGACGAGTCGAACACGTTCTTCTGGAACCAGACGAATCTCGATGGCTGTCTCGACCTCGTCTCGCGCTCGCACAAGCCGCTCCAAGAGCTTGCATGGTCGTCCATCGGGAACATCCTGACAGCGATTCAAATCCGAGAGGCACGGTCTCGCGGCGTCCTCGTTCCGTGGCACTCGTGGCGACACGAGCAGTTCAAGACGATGCGACAACTCCACGACGCCGATCGAGGTGGGTTCACGTTCGCGCCGGATGTTGGCTTCCACGAGGACGTCCACGAACTCGATTTTTCGAGTCTGTTTCCGAACATCATCGTCACTCGCAACGTCTCTCCCGAGAAGATCCGCTGTGAGTGCCATGCGGATCGGGAGGATGTCCCCGGACTTGGCTACAGTATCTGCGACGAGCGAGGCTACCTCCCGGACGTACTCGAACCGCTCATCCAAGACCGCGACGAGATCAAGGCCGAACTCCGGGAGACCGACGACGCCGAGCGCCGCGCAGCGCTCGAAGGCCAATCGAACGCGATTAAGTGGATTCTCGTCTCCTGTTTCGGCTACCAGGGCTTCTCGAACGCCAAGTTCGGCCGTATCGAGTGCCACGAAGCGATCAACGCGTTTGCTCGCGAAATCCTGCTGGATAGCAAAGCCGTTTTCGAGGCGAATGGGTGGCACGTCGTCCACGGCATCGTCGACAGTATCTGGGTGACGCCTGTAGAGGGTGAGACGCAAACGCCGCTCGACGAACTCGCCGCTCAGATTTCTGAGGAGGTGGGGATTCGCTTAGAGTACGAAGCCGCCTACGACTGGCTGGCACTGGTGCCGCGGCGCGATTCTGACGCCGGGGCGCTCACCAAGTACTTCGGGAAAATCGCCGGTGAGGACGCCTACAAATATCGGGGAATCGAGTGTCGGCAGCGCAGTACGCCGCCGTTCATCAAAGACGCCCAGCAAGAACTCATCCGCGTGTTGGACGAAGAACGATCACCAGAGCAGGTCTGTGAATGTCTCCGGTCGATGGTCGACCGCCTCGAGCGCGGTGCTGTCGACCGCGACCGGCTGGTCGTGACGAATCGGGTCTCCAAGTCCGTCGACGAGTATACCCAGTACACGCAAAACGTAGCGGCGCTCGAGCGTGCTGAATCGATGGGACTGAGTCGATCCGCCGGACAGGGGGTCTCCTACGTCGTCGTCGACGACGAGAAGCAGTCACGTGAGCGCGTCGCCCTCGCGAGCGAGAACCCGACGACGTACGATCCTGCGTTCTATCGAACGCAGCTGCTTCGGGCTGCAGAGAGTGTGCTCTCGCCGCTGGGGTGGCGACGCCGACAGATCGAAGCAGAGGTGAGCTCATACACGGAGCAGAGTCTGGATTCGTTCGAGAGCCGGTAA
- a CDS encoding VirB4 family type IV secretion system protein yields the protein MSKAILQTDGGAVTQFTEWLLNPTSPEGAAIYLLMVVALGIVGKRLWDRHTADEEPEVDFSDVLDEETLNKGHAEGQLLDDISESHKTVTAPAAIEWETRAARVGEQWTTTLYIDDYGDYPNDGYLSDLFELTDVEFDLTAHITPKNQQRARNELQDIADDLQVDADLEQSVRSAYLQERANEAAATYKAVENGANVFDQGMFITVRADDKDDLRDSVQKVKSALRDDPANLTPKTAICRQDLALQSAAPIGDNKFGRESIALGGAIGALLSSPHNATILEEGGVEFGIHKDNQSPVVIDPFDRDNGYAMFTVGDTGSGKSFGSKQNFIRSIEQSKDRIGIILEPLNNWAGVSEALDAKRITVGGTLGLNPLEIRQTPDHVQRAMGEDASPFNEKLDDAMSFLTNFFALRGISLGDRRTTLELGLKRAYQRNGITDDITTHDNPSPTIRDMMDVFEEMVDEPEEFVVRSDEEAGKIREDATWLLDQLRPFEEEGRHANLGKSSEFDIRDEKVIYLDLAQQEGSVDSSTALTMQLLISLVYERAKETDKEVVFVIDEARYIMQDAASLAFLETVFRHHRHHDLSIRLVTQTVDEFFEHAESEAILDQCAVKQFHRLDGMDEEWAEEFGLNHAQMRYVQDAVPGNEDAGFSEALVGVDGEWRGIKVQAMSKEKQVIDFDPAEQTRETLPGANEEAVNTDVQQFREELEKQAANGESQAVTAKPDGGSVEVDEDA from the coding sequence ATGTCTAAGGCGATCCTGCAGACAGATGGCGGGGCTGTCACCCAGTTCACAGAGTGGTTACTGAACCCAACGTCGCCTGAAGGTGCGGCGATCTACCTCCTGATGGTTGTCGCCCTCGGAATCGTCGGGAAACGTCTCTGGGACCGGCACACCGCCGACGAGGAACCCGAGGTCGATTTCTCGGATGTCCTCGACGAGGAGACGCTCAACAAGGGTCACGCAGAGGGCCAACTCCTCGACGACATCTCCGAGTCCCACAAGACCGTGACCGCGCCGGCAGCCATCGAGTGGGAGACCCGTGCTGCACGCGTCGGCGAGCAGTGGACGACAACGCTGTACATCGATGACTATGGCGACTACCCGAACGACGGCTACCTAAGCGACCTCTTCGAGTTGACCGACGTCGAGTTCGACCTCACAGCGCACATCACCCCGAAGAATCAGCAGCGGGCACGAAACGAACTGCAGGATATCGCTGACGACCTCCAAGTCGACGCCGATCTCGAACAGAGCGTCCGGAGTGCATATTTGCAGGAGCGAGCAAATGAAGCCGCTGCAACCTACAAGGCCGTCGAGAACGGAGCGAACGTCTTCGATCAAGGGATGTTCATCACGGTTCGTGCCGACGACAAGGACGACCTCAGGGACTCTGTCCAGAAGGTCAAGAGCGCCCTCCGGGACGACCCGGCAAACCTCACGCCGAAGACGGCTATCTGCCGGCAAGATCTCGCACTGCAGTCGGCTGCCCCGATTGGAGACAACAAGTTTGGCCGCGAGTCCATCGCTCTCGGCGGTGCCATCGGTGCACTTCTCTCGTCACCGCACAACGCGACAATCCTCGAAGAGGGTGGTGTCGAGTTCGGTATCCACAAGGACAATCAGAGTCCCGTCGTCATCGATCCGTTTGACCGTGACAACGGGTACGCGATGTTCACCGTCGGCGATACTGGTTCTGGCAAATCGTTCGGCTCGAAGCAGAACTTCATCCGCTCGATTGAGCAGAGTAAGGACCGCATCGGTATCATCCTCGAACCGCTCAACAACTGGGCAGGCGTCTCTGAAGCACTCGATGCGAAACGTATCACCGTCGGTGGGACGCTCGGGTTGAATCCCCTGGAGATTCGCCAGACACCCGACCACGTCCAGCGGGCAATGGGTGAGGACGCGAGTCCGTTCAACGAGAAGCTCGACGATGCGATGAGCTTTCTGACGAACTTCTTCGCACTGCGTGGTATCTCACTTGGCGACCGTCGGACGACGCTCGAACTCGGACTCAAACGCGCCTACCAGCGTAACGGCATAACTGATGATATCACGACCCACGACAACCCGAGTCCGACGATTCGAGACATGATGGACGTCTTCGAAGAGATGGTCGACGAACCAGAGGAGTTCGTCGTCCGATCTGACGAGGAGGCCGGGAAGATCCGCGAGGACGCGACGTGGCTTCTGGACCAGTTGCGCCCCTTCGAGGAAGAGGGTCGCCACGCGAATCTCGGGAAGTCCTCGGAGTTCGACATCCGTGACGAGAAGGTCATCTACCTCGATCTCGCACAACAGGAAGGCAGCGTCGACAGCAGTACGGCGCTGACGATGCAGTTGCTCATCTCGCTGGTGTACGAACGGGCGAAAGAGACGGACAAGGAGGTTGTATTCGTCATCGACGAGGCGCGGTACATCATGCAGGATGCCGCGAGTCTAGCGTTCCTCGAAACGGTGTTCCGCCATCACCGTCACCACGACCTCTCGATTCGTCTTGTTACGCAGACTGTCGATGAGTTCTTCGAGCACGCCGAGTCAGAGGCAATCCTCGACCAGTGTGCCGTCAAGCAGTTCCATCGCTTGGACGGGATGGATGAGGAGTGGGCCGAAGAGTTCGGTCTGAATCACGCACAGATGCGCTACGTACAGGACGCGGTGCCCGGCAACGAGGACGCCGGGTTCTCCGAAGCGCTCGTCGGTGTCGACGGCGAGTGGCGCGGAATCAAGGTGCAGGCAATGTCCAAGGAAAAGCAAGTCATCGATTTCGACCCGGCCGAACAGACACGAGAAACACTTCCCGGTGCTAACGAGGAGGCCGTCAATACTGACGTGCAGCAGTTCCGTGAGGAGTTAGAGAAGCAGGCTGCGAACGGAGAATCACAGGCGGTCACTGCGAAACCTGATGGTGGATCGGTGGAGGTGGACGAGGATGCGTGA
- a CDS encoding response regulator has protein sequence MLETRTDATVRRVRTESEALAAYRNQTTDCFICAYELDDATGLQTTPRNPYRNPTLPVILGASTGNEAIASEAIGAGVTDYVALTDVGDQMISELLDRTERTIRSAQRSATREERARQFDAIFNDSRTATWVLDPDGSLVRVNQTAQEMSDEDIDVLVGELFWTLPWLITASSSWGRMRLGSSTT, from the coding sequence ATGCTCGAAACACGAACAGATGCGACCGTCCGAAGAGTTCGAACCGAATCGGAGGCGTTGGCAGCCTATCGAAACCAGACTACGGATTGTTTCATCTGCGCGTACGAACTCGATGACGCGACTGGACTCCAAACTACTCCGAGAAATCCGTACCGAAACCCCACGCTTCCGGTGATATTGGGCGCGTCCACCGGAAATGAAGCGATCGCTAGCGAAGCTATCGGGGCGGGGGTAACCGATTACGTCGCGCTCACGGATGTGGGTGACCAGATGATCTCGGAGTTGCTAGATCGAACGGAACGCACGATCCGTTCTGCGCAGCGATCGGCCACACGAGAGGAACGCGCGAGACAGTTCGACGCAATTTTCAATGATTCGCGGACGGCAACGTGGGTGCTCGATCCAGATGGTTCACTCGTTCGCGTGAATCAGACCGCACAGGAGATGAGCGACGAAGACATCGACGTCCTCGTCGGCGAGCTGTTCTGGACGCTTCCGTGGTTGATCACGGCGTCTTCGTCGTGGGGTCGAATGAGGTTGGGATCTTCGACGACGTGA